One genomic window of Mogibacterium diversum includes the following:
- a CDS encoding DUF6612 family protein yields the protein MRQKRKIVLVVIAMMMVLTLSACGGKGDVKTFVKKMQKVENLDYEIHTYRRYVASQGSDRLFRGESQVRQGKMQLDPQVFSEYYSEGSSEVQEPEDIDEHLIRFGSSDFIFKSDKIYSPKPKKVYIGSSSVTNNYEWVWKEAKDINPPEIGNSKTFLDIYEKYADKFKLTEDENHYYLDYKGDVSKNLDQMAKLQVAIIPKSKMLKQGKKDVKSCKIEIHLVMKKGKGGPTPYQTRIKLFTKMDVPEIGGAIDNEDYYQAYYRDINDVKEIKKPHGFDASKVKKSQF from the coding sequence ATGAGACAGAAACGAAAAATAGTTTTAGTAGTCATCGCCATGATGATGGTCCTAACCCTTTCAGCTTGTGGTGGAAAAGGTGATGTTAAGACATTTGTAAAGAAGATGCAAAAGGTTGAAAACCTTGATTATGAGATCCATACATATAGGAGATACGTAGCATCTCAGGGATCAGATAGACTGTTTAGGGGAGAGTCACAGGTTAGACAAGGTAAGATGCAGCTTGACCCGCAGGTCTTCAGCGAATATTACTCAGAAGGTAGTTCTGAGGTTCAGGAACCTGAGGATATTGATGAGCACTTGATAAGATTTGGAAGTTCGGACTTCATATTTAAGAGTGATAAGATATACTCCCCAAAGCCTAAGAAGGTATATATCGGCTCATCTTCGGTAACTAATAATTATGAGTGGGTCTGGAAAGAGGCAAAGGATATAAATCCTCCAGAGATAGGTAATAGCAAGACTTTCTTAGATATATACGAGAAATATGCGGACAAGTTTAAGCTGACTGAGGACGAGAACCATTACTATCTTGATTATAAAGGTGATGTGAGCAAAAATCTGGATCAGATGGCTAAGCTTCAGGTAGCGATTATTCCTAAAAGCAAAATGCTTAAACAGGGTAAGAAAGATGTAAAGTCTTGCAAGATTGAAATTCACCTCGTGATGAAGAAGGGCAAGGGCGGGCCAACTCCTTATCAGACAAGGATAAAGCTTTTTACCAAGATGGACGTGCCTGAAATTGGAGGAGCAATCGACAACGAGGATTACTATCAGGCATATTACCGTGACATCAACGATGTGAAGGAAATCAAGAAGCCTCATGGATTTGATGCAAGCAAGGTGAAGAAGTCGCAATTCTAG
- a CDS encoding Sau3AI family type II restriction endonuclease: MTAKLPYDKTDPKSIERYAKKLIGKTFQDVLNESIYSNSKVGDESGKYGDEKRKGGLGNLLEKYYFGYEVNSDSEPDFKEAGVELKVSPYEEKNKGGYKAGERLVLTMINFNKEVEQDFYKSHVWEKCKLMLLIYYFRDKAIKNNLDYHIDYAKLFEIPEKDMNIIINDYKIIIDKILQGKAHEISEGDTMYLGACTKGATAAKSLVSQRYNENVKAKSRAFCLKNSYMTTVLNNYLMADECTDAAEFASEKELEAKSISEIIQDRLNKYINWNEDRIASKLGLDINKKNKSYEAIIVKHMLGVNELEDEKIDEFQKAGINVKVVKFKKHGKPNENMRLEDINFINLDKEPFDDEIKDEEGNDIGWEASRLYEILGNRKYLFAVFWEDEEGATFKGCQLWAMPDDDLEKVKAAWKELKIKIRNGVEFEVNGNIVTNNLTKSSENGIFHVRPHAKNSFYKFTDGTEIGNGNISDTDLLPSGDRITRQAYWLNRSYINSQLEDTLIRHH; encoded by the coding sequence ATGACTGCAAAATTACCTTATGATAAAACAGATCCTAAGAGCATTGAAAGATATGCTAAAAAACTTATAGGTAAAACATTTCAAGATGTATTGAATGAAAGCATTTACAGTAATAGTAAGGTTGGTGATGAATCTGGTAAATATGGTGATGAAAAAAGGAAGGGTGGCTTAGGCAATCTACTTGAAAAGTATTACTTTGGATACGAAGTAAATTCCGATTCTGAGCCAGATTTTAAAGAGGCTGGTGTCGAATTAAAGGTTTCTCCTTACGAAGAAAAGAATAAAGGTGGTTATAAAGCTGGTGAGCGCCTGGTACTTACCATGATTAATTTCAATAAAGAAGTTGAGCAAGATTTCTACAAATCTCATGTTTGGGAAAAGTGTAAATTAATGTTGCTAATATACTATTTTAGGGATAAGGCGATAAAAAACAATTTAGATTATCATATTGATTACGCAAAGCTATTTGAGATACCTGAAAAAGATATGAACATTATCATCAATGATTATAAGATTATCATTGATAAAATTTTGCAGGGTAAAGCTCATGAAATTTCTGAGGGCGATACGATGTATCTAGGGGCATGCACTAAAGGCGCAACTGCAGCGAAAAGCTTAGTATCCCAAAGATATAATGAAAATGTTAAAGCAAAGTCTAGGGCATTTTGTTTAAAAAACTCATACATGACAACGGTGCTAAATAACTACTTGATGGCAGACGAGTGTACCGATGCAGCGGAATTTGCATCGGAAAAGGAGTTGGAAGCTAAAAGTATTTCCGAAATAATACAGGATAGACTAAACAAGTATATCAACTGGAACGAAGATAGAATTGCTAGTAAGCTTGGACTTGATATAAATAAGAAAAACAAAAGCTATGAAGCTATCATCGTAAAGCATATGCTTGGTGTCAATGAACTGGAAGATGAGAAAATAGATGAATTCCAAAAAGCTGGAATAAATGTTAAAGTGGTCAAGTTTAAAAAACATGGAAAGCCAAATGAAAATATGAGGCTTGAAGATATTAATTTTATTAACCTAGATAAAGAACCATTTGATGATGAGATAAAAGATGAAGAAGGAAATGATATAGGTTGGGAAGCTTCAAGGTTGTATGAAATTTTAGGAAATAGGAAGTACCTATTTGCAGTCTTTTGGGAAGATGAAGAAGGTGCTACTTTTAAAGGGTGTCAATTGTGGGCGATGCCAGATGACGATTTAGAAAAAGTTAAAGCTGCATGGAAAGAACTAAAAATCAAAATTAGAAATGGTGTAGAATTTGAAGTAAATGGAAATATAGTAACCAATAATTTGACTAAGAGCAGTGAAAATGGCATATTTCATGTTAGACCTCATGCGAAAAATTCATTCTACAAATTCACTGATGGTACAGAAATTGGCAATGGGAACATTAGCGACACTGACTTATTACCTAGTGGGGATAGAATTACAAGACAGGCGTATTGGTTAAATCGATCATACATTAATAGCCAATTAGAAGACACGCTAATAAGACATCATTAA
- a CDS encoding ABC transporter ATP-binding protein/permease produces MIEVRELKKEYRTGDFIQKALDGVSVTFRDNEFVAVLGPSGSGKTTLLNILGGLDTADSGEIIINGTSTREYKSADWDTYRNHRIGFVFQSYNLIPHQTVRANVELAMTLTGVGAEERRARAEEALDKVGLKGHENKKPSQLSGGQMQRVAIARALVNNPEIVLADEPTGALDTETGIQVMNLLQEIAKDRLVIMVTHNPALAEQYANRIIMLKDGSILEDKKPVTAEELKSSARTKIGESDAGTKTSMSFRTALSLSFSNLMSKKGRTALTAFAGSIGIIGIAAILALSNGVNGYIAKVEEDTLSSYPLTISKNAADISSMFAGMSGISKEKDKDTDKSSSSDAESVSGSDDGSEAHNGSDRSKSAAKAENTEIKQRNVLGNVFGSTRKNDLVAFKKYLDSKGNKVRRNASVITYNYGITPLIYQTKSESDAVQVNSTDGMDANYESFGIQNSSNTGFYQMLDDEKLLKQQYEVVAGKWPKESTEAVLVLNKDGSIPDFTLYQLGYYDRKEYDRAMIKYRETGKLEMNTEKQKPFRYRDALKLSYSVISPGEIYSYNSPTGTWLNQSKNKAFMAGKLENGIKLKVVGVIKPNGKTRSNALQPGVGYLPSLTSQIIDRMKDADIVKQQLANPEVDVFTGKTFEALKEENGASFDMSKLFSINQSMLASAFKFDASKLQKAFGMSPLANIDYSKALSKVNTTSLAQNMMSDIMQELAEFPAYLQQQNITLTPAEQSMITTETSQLIATLLAGYPAFASDYANNHPGAAQSEIINAYLSSTNSRTAISSTATRIAQNLNRSDLRGTIERALTNYMQGRMAKIMGRFMNQVMTEMQKQLGAQISSGATMNGDMASAMKSAFSVNPSAFAKAFSLNMDQTQMAALFSQFMNNGIVTYDSNLKKMGYADKSNPESISIYPSSFERKDKVIEGIDSYNARMKRSGHKSRVITYTDIMGTLMSSVTDIINMISYVLVAFISVSLIVSSIMIGIITYISVLERRKEIGILRAMGASKRNIANIFNAETFIEGLLSGVFAILFVYLVSIPINMVVLSSFNVERIMRLPIGAALVLIGISVFLTYIAGLIPSRSAAKRDPVEALRSE; encoded by the coding sequence ATGATTGAAGTAAGAGAGCTTAAAAAAGAATATAGGACTGGTGACTTCATCCAGAAAGCACTAGATGGTGTATCGGTCACATTCAGGGACAATGAGTTCGTAGCAGTTCTAGGACCATCTGGTTCTGGTAAGACTACGCTGCTCAATATCCTCGGCGGTCTCGATACTGCTGATTCAGGTGAGATTATCATAAACGGTACGTCGACTAGGGAGTATAAGTCCGCTGATTGGGATACATACAGGAACCATAGAATTGGATTTGTATTCCAGAGCTACAATCTAATACCGCATCAGACGGTGAGGGCTAACGTAGAGCTAGCTATGACATTGACTGGTGTAGGTGCCGAGGAGAGGCGCGCGAGAGCTGAAGAGGCACTTGATAAGGTTGGGCTTAAGGGCCATGAGAACAAGAAGCCGAGCCAGCTTTCTGGTGGGCAGATGCAGCGAGTGGCGATTGCAAGAGCACTTGTAAATAATCCCGAGATTGTACTAGCGGATGAACCGACAGGTGCGCTAGATACTGAGACTGGTATCCAGGTTATGAACCTGTTACAGGAGATTGCCAAGGATAGGCTCGTAATCATGGTTACACATAACCCTGCACTTGCTGAGCAATATGCAAATAGGATTATCATGCTTAAAGATGGTTCGATTCTCGAAGATAAAAAGCCTGTTACAGCAGAGGAACTAAAGAGTAGCGCAAGAACGAAAATAGGCGAATCGGATGCCGGAACTAAGACTTCGATGAGCTTTCGAACAGCTCTTTCACTTTCATTCTCCAACCTGATGAGCAAGAAGGGACGTACGGCTCTAACGGCTTTTGCTGGCTCTATCGGTATTATTGGAATCGCAGCTATCCTTGCGCTATCAAATGGAGTAAACGGGTACATAGCCAAGGTCGAGGAAGATACGCTCTCGTCATATCCGCTCACTATTTCCAAGAATGCAGCGGATATATCGAGTATGTTTGCAGGAATGTCTGGAATATCGAAGGAAAAGGATAAAGATACTGATAAAAGCTCGTCCTCTGATGCAGAAAGCGTCTCTGGGTCAGATGATGGTTCAGAGGCACATAACGGTTCAGATAGGTCAAAGAGTGCAGCCAAAGCCGAGAATACAGAAATCAAGCAGAGAAACGTGCTCGGCAACGTCTTTGGCAGCACAAGAAAAAATGACCTAGTTGCCTTCAAGAAGTATCTTGACTCAAAGGGCAACAAGGTCCGCCGAAACGCCTCTGTGATAACATACAACTACGGAATCACACCGCTTATCTACCAGACCAAGAGTGAATCAGATGCAGTGCAGGTCAATTCGACTGATGGTATGGATGCGAACTATGAAAGCTTTGGAATCCAGAATTCGAGCAATACGGGCTTCTACCAGATGCTCGATGATGAAAAGCTTCTGAAACAGCAGTACGAGGTAGTAGCTGGAAAGTGGCCTAAGGAGTCAACAGAAGCAGTGCTCGTTTTAAACAAGGATGGCTCAATCCCTGATTTCACTTTATATCAGCTCGGATATTACGACCGTAAAGAGTATGACCGCGCCATGATCAAGTACAGAGAGACGGGAAAGCTTGAGATGAACACAGAGAAGCAAAAGCCTTTTAGATACAGAGATGCTCTAAAGCTTAGCTACAGTGTGATTTCTCCGGGCGAGATATATTCATATAACTCTCCAACTGGCACATGGCTCAATCAGTCTAAGAACAAGGCGTTCATGGCCGGCAAGCTGGAGAATGGAATCAAGCTTAAAGTTGTAGGTGTAATTAAGCCGAACGGCAAGACTAGATCCAATGCCCTTCAGCCAGGTGTCGGATATCTGCCATCCTTAACTTCGCAGATTATCGACAGAATGAAGGATGCAGATATAGTTAAGCAGCAGCTTGCAAATCCTGAAGTTGATGTATTTACAGGCAAGACATTCGAAGCGCTCAAGGAAGAAAATGGGGCGTCGTTCGATATGAGCAAATTGTTCAGCATAAATCAATCCATGCTGGCGAGCGCATTTAAATTCGATGCATCAAAGCTTCAGAAAGCATTTGGTATGAGTCCGCTGGCGAATATCGACTACTCTAAGGCGTTGTCCAAAGTCAATACGACGAGCCTAGCCCAGAACATGATGAGCGACATCATGCAGGAACTGGCAGAGTTCCCAGCATATCTGCAGCAACAAAATATCACTCTGACTCCAGCCGAGCAGTCGATGATAACCACAGAGACGAGTCAGCTCATCGCAACACTGCTCGCTGGTTATCCGGCATTTGCAAGCGACTATGCGAATAATCATCCAGGTGCAGCACAGAGCGAGATAATAAACGCATATCTATCGAGCACTAATTCGAGGACAGCAATTTCAAGCACTGCAACCCGCATAGCACAGAATCTTAATAGAAGTGATCTTCGGGGAACGATTGAGAGAGCACTTACCAATTACATGCAGGGTAGGATGGCCAAGATTATGGGTAGATTCATGAATCAAGTGATGACCGAGATGCAGAAGCAACTAGGCGCGCAGATTAGCAGTGGTGCGACTATGAACGGTGATATGGCTAGTGCTATGAAGAGTGCATTTAGTGTTAATCCTTCGGCGTTTGCAAAAGCATTTTCGCTGAATATGGATCAGACGCAGATGGCAGCACTGTTCTCGCAGTTCATGAATAACGGCATCGTTACATACGATTCTAACCTCAAGAAGATGGGATATGCGGACAAATCAAACCCTGAATCTATTTCGATATATCCGAGCAGCTTTGAGCGCAAGGATAAGGTAATCGAGGGCATAGATAGCTATAATGCCCGTATGAAGAGGTCTGGACACAAGTCGCGGGTCATCACATATACGGATATCATGGGCACGCTAATGTCTTCGGTCACAGATATAATAAATATGATAAGCTATGTGCTAGTGGCATTTATCAGTGTGTCACTGATTGTAAGCTCAATCATGATAGGAATTATAACCTACATATCTGTACTTGAACGAAGAAAAGAGATTGGAATTCTGCGTGCAATGGGTGCGTCGAAGCGAAATATTGCAAATATTTTTAATGCTGAGACATTTATCGAGGGTCTGCTATCTGGAGTGTTTGCGATACTCTTCGTATACCTCGTGAGCATTCCGATTAATATGGTCGTTCTATCATCCTTTAATGTCGAACGAATTATGAGGCTGCCGATTGGTGCAGCACTCGTACTGATAGGGATATCTGTATTCCTAACATATATAGCTGGACTGATTCCTTCTAGGTCAGCGGCTAAACGCGATCCAGTGGAGGCACTCAGAAGCGAGTAA
- a CDS encoding DUF6612 family protein, with product MTGYKKRTVILIIGLIALLGLVGCGKKGEYGSLSEEEKIDKGLDAFEHLKNGKIEMKNHLKYELKSPQEGQQSKFDATLTFKGDFEESPDHLLGVYYDGKNKNDFYNDAISHYSKNVNDSEWVNYTENSKRLRYRKPIGINREAIEFLKTKKKDIKVTDDKDSFTLVYETDDVKLLGANGDILVGGSYNGPIYTDNDTNDKLKIELTVSKKGFKPMSVKYTCEQESPQITVNFKGSFKYSKQNSGVRVEVPSGISNAASK from the coding sequence ATGACAGGTTATAAGAAAAGAACAGTCATATTGATAATCGGCCTGATAGCTCTACTTGGGCTTGTGGGCTGTGGAAAGAAAGGCGAATATGGCAGCTTGTCTGAAGAAGAGAAGATCGACAAGGGACTGGATGCTTTCGAGCATCTCAAGAATGGAAAAATTGAGATGAAGAACCATCTTAAGTACGAATTGAAATCGCCACAGGAGGGGCAGCAGTCAAAGTTCGACGCTACTCTCACCTTTAAGGGGGATTTTGAAGAGAGCCCAGACCATCTGCTTGGTGTTTACTATGATGGTAAAAACAAAAATGATTTCTATAACGATGCGATCTCACATTACTCAAAAAATGTAAACGATTCAGAGTGGGTTAATTACACAGAAAACTCAAAGAGACTTCGTTATCGCAAGCCGATTGGAATAAATAGAGAAGCTATTGAATTCCTGAAGACGAAGAAAAAGGACATAAAGGTCACAGACGATAAGGATAGCTTTACACTCGTATATGAGACTGACGACGTGAAGTTGCTCGGGGCTAACGGGGATATACTAGTTGGCGGAAGCTACAACGGACCTATTTACACCGATAATGATACGAATGACAAATTGAAGATTGAGCTTACCGTCTCTAAGAAAGGATTTAAACCTATGTCGGTTAAGTACACATGCGAACAGGAAAGCCCTCAGATAACTGTTAATTTTAAGGGTAGCTTCAAGTATTCCAAGCAAAATTCAGGTGTACGAGTTGAGGTTCCAAGCGGCATCAGCAACGCCGCAAGTAAGTAG